Proteins from a genomic interval of Debaryomyces hansenii CBS767 chromosome E complete sequence:
- a CDS encoding DEHA2E22066p (weakly similar to uniprot|P53846 Saccharomyces cerevisiae YNL260C Protein required for cell viability), whose protein sequence is MGAMNLQYLNKMNDDKIFEINKRRKLNKADMTEVDYDMDKILNLEEEYYRQGYEEGQDFSTKQQYNEGKEYGYQTGFQRFLIIGYIEGLVKYWQTNIEKYEKGIENKSLRNHISQLSELVQNPPTTNGMEEVKEFEKRITKGRNKLRVIANICKESWKVNKLDSLMKEIGGQLQVSENVDDMW, encoded by the coding sequence ATGGGTGCGATGAaccttcaatatttaaataagatgaatgatgataagatatttgaaatcaacaaaaGACGAAAGTTAAATAAAGCAGATATGACAGAAGTTGACTATGATAtggataaaatattaaacctagaagaagaatactACCGACAAGGTTACGAGGAAGGACAAGACTTTTCAACTAAACAGCAGTACAATGAAGGTAAAGAATATGGATATCAAACAGgatttcaaagatttttaataatagGATACATAGAAGGCTTGGTCAAATATTGGCAAACCAATATAgagaaatatgaaaaggGCATAGAGAATAAATCGTTAAGAAATCATATTTCACAATTAAGTGAATTAGTTCAAAATCCCCCAACTACTAATGGAATGGAGGAGGTTAAGGAATTTGAGAAGAGAATTACAAAGGGtagaaataaattgagagTGATAGCGAATATATGCAAAGAGCTGTGGAAAGTGAATAAATTGGATAGTTTAATGAAGGAGATCGGAGGACAACTACAAGTGAGTGAAAATGTCGATGATATGTGGTAA
- a CDS encoding DEHA2E22044p (weakly similar to uniprot|P38852 Saccharomyces cerevisiae YHR156C LIN1 Nuclear protein that physically interacts with Irr1p a component of the cohesin complex): MNNNEKQYEDDILNDDLPGNNARYKSKHRNDVRLNYDSDSSLEDYRDDQEDKRINDNDKEEESNDDMFASDEDDKDGDDKEDRIKDTEIVDGLQHTEAFEKDEFDNPINDNYKLNPIYESEDDNESNEDNKSGQINKTKIDYYTNIEHMDYVESAAHLAKNKSAPKIEAFDLHEETDEGNFDENGNFIRNNYDDDDDNQDEWMDLKKGDIERAKKAQLERNRLDKERRMKESADEFIPINRILSDLIELLEPVETPMEALTRFSPPKKSRSKKKVHNIEKDQERKKIVIRLTDLCDKLINKKGVVDAYELTREELMRRYKQETGNDYNQESRGHKRTREDYEDNNENDDYGDRIWEFKWIGQDEIHGPYSEFEMYHWSKDYFQDSVVVRKIGETGFKPIINVNFDLNNIS; the protein is encoded by the coding sequence atgaataataatgaaaaacaATACGAAGATGATATCTTGAACGATGATTTGCCTGGAAATAATGCAAGATACAAGCTGAAACACCGTAATGATGTACGATTAAATTACGATTCAGATTCATCACTTGAAGATTATCGTGATGATCAAGAAGATAAGCGAATaaatgataacgataaaGAAGAGGAATCCAATGATGATATGTTTGCGagtgatgaagacgatAAGGATGGGGATGATAAGGAGGATAGAATAAAAGATACAGAAATTGTAGACGGTTTGCAACATACTGAAGCATTTGAAAAAGACGAATTTGATAATCCTATAAACGACAACTACAAACTCAATCCAATTTATGAAAGTGAAGATGACAATGAAAgcaatgaagataataaatcCGGccaaattaataaaacaaaGATTGActattatacaaatatagAGCATATGGACTATGTTGAGAGCGCAGCCCACTTAGCTAAAAATAAACTGGCACCTAAAATAGAAGCTTTCGATCTTCACGAAGAGACAGATGAAGGAAATTTCgatgaaaatggtaatttcattagaaataattacgatgacgatgatgataatcAAGATGAATGGatggatttgaaaaaggGCGACATAGAAAGGGCCAAAAAAGCTCAATTGGAAAGAAATAGATTAGACAAAGAGCGGAGGATGAAAGAATCGGCAGACGAATTCATACcaataaatagaatattgTCTGATCTAATTGAGTTGTTAGAACCTGTCGAAACACCTATGGAGGCATTAACAAGATTTTCTCCGCCTAAGAAATCCAGGTCTAAGAAGAAAGTTCATAATATCGAAAAGGATCAAGAAAGGAAAAAGATAGTTATTCGGCTTACAGATTTGTGTgataaattgatcaataagAAGGGCGTCGTTGATGCTTATGAATTAACTAGGGAAGAATTGATGAGAAGATATAAACAAGAGACAGGTAATGATTATAACCAGGAATCGCGAGGACATAAACGGACAAGAGAAGATTATGAGGATAATAACGAGAATGATGATTATGGCGATAGAATTTGGGAATTCAAATGGATTGGACAGGATGAAATCCATGGTCCATAttctgaatttgaaatgTATCACTGGTCAAAAGATTACTTCCAGGATAGTGTTGTAGTACGAAAAATTGGTGAAACGGGGTTTAAGCCAATTATTAACGTTAATTTcgatttaaataatatatcatga